In one Nicotiana sylvestris chromosome 8, ASM39365v2, whole genome shotgun sequence genomic region, the following are encoded:
- the LOC104222122 gene encoding uncharacterized protein, producing MEQDIARESRPTEILMPVPIEIDDSTGLTEVTLQYAQERTSKEKEVAKETEDLMSRKFDFQDLATATLTRTYSVIVTRPIAEKLSDPRRFTILCTIGNYAFAKALCDMGASINLMPLAIYKRLVIGRSRPTSMLLQIIDRMVKSPSGILGDVLVQVGKFVFPADFVILDCHVDEEIPIILGRPFLSTGRALIDCEVGELKMRLNDEEIMFNV from the exons ATGGAGCAAGATATTGCTCGCGAAAGCCGACCTACTGAAATACTTATGCCAGTACCCATTGAGATAGATGATTCAACAGGGTTAACTGAGGTGACGTTACAATATGCACAAGAGAGAACAAGCAAAGAAAAAGAGGTTGCAAAGGAAACTGAG gacttgatgtctcgTAAGTTTGACTTTCAAGACTTGGCCACTGCTACACTAACTCGGACATATAGTGTTATCGTGACAAGACCCATAGCTGAGAAGTTGTCTGACCCAAGGAGATTCACAATCCTTTGCACAATAGGCAACTATGCTTTTGCTAAAGCACTATGTGATATGGGGGCGAGCATAAACTTGATGCCCTTGGCTATCTATAAAAGGTTAGTCATTGGAAGATCAAGACCCACATCAATGTTACTACAGATAATCGACCGAATGGTGAAGAGTCCATCAGGTATATTGGGTGATGTGCTAGTGCAGGTAGGAAAGTTTGTGTTTCCGGCAGATTTTGTCATTCTGGACTGCCACGTTGACGAggagattcccataattttgggaaggccattCTTGTCCACTGGGAGAGCTCTAATCGATTGTGAAGTTGGGGAACTAAAGATGAGACTAAATGATGAAGAGATAATGTTCAATGTGTAG